In one window of bacterium DNA:
- the mazG gene encoding nucleoside triphosphate pyrophosphohydrolase, with product MEEKLKELWDVVVRLRLECPWDREQTHESMRRFLIEEAYEAVEAISEKDDQALKEELGDILLHVFFHARMAEERGAFDVEAVADHIIEKLTRRHPHVFGGAEVSGAAEVITNWETIKCREESGRLLLDGIPKSLPAMLRARRIQDRARSVGFEWEDARGVLDKIEEEVGELKRELERRDPERLRAELGDLFFSLINLCRYLDLEPGEALNVTNDEFVRRFHAMQAALAAEGFELADATLEQMEEKWQEAKRG from the coding sequence ATGGAAGAAAAGCTGAAGGAATTATGGGACGTCGTCGTGCGGCTTCGGCTCGAGTGCCCGTGGGACCGCGAGCAAACGCACGAGTCCATGCGGCGCTTCCTCATCGAGGAGGCGTACGAGGCCGTCGAGGCCATCTCCGAAAAGGACGACCAGGCGCTCAAAGAGGAGCTGGGCGACATACTGTTGCACGTATTCTTCCACGCGCGTATGGCCGAGGAGCGCGGCGCCTTCGACGTCGAGGCCGTCGCCGACCACATCATCGAGAAATTAACGCGCCGTCACCCCCATGTCTTCGGCGGCGCGGAGGTCTCCGGCGCGGCGGAAGTCATCACGAATTGGGAGACGATAAAGTGCCGCGAGGAGAGCGGCCGCCTGCTCCTCGACGGCATCCCCAAGAGCCTCCCCGCCATGCTCCGCGCGCGGCGCATCCAGGACCGCGCGCGCTCGGTGGGCTTCGAGTGGGAGGACGCGCGCGGCGTGTTGGATAAAATCGAAGAAGAAGTGGGAGAACTGAAGCGCGAGCTCGAGCGCCGCGACCCCGAGCGGCTGCGCGCCGAGCTGGGGGACCTATTCTTCTCGCTGATAAACCTGTGCCGCTACCTGGACCTCGAGCCGGGCGAAGCCCTCAACGTGACGAACGACGAGTTCGTGCGACGCTTCCACGCCATGCAGGCCGCGCTGGCCGCGGAGGGGTTCGAGCTGGCCGACGCCACGCTCGAGCAGATGGAGGAGAAATGGCAGGAGGCCAAACGGGGTTAG
- a CDS encoding peptidylprolyl isomerase → MRFRYYLAAAAAVLVPALALAAVEVFGDNTVAFPVEEEEMPLELSAAARELPAGTEIAVMELADGGVVEVRLLADETPKTAGNFVALVEDGFYDGIIFHRVVPDFVVQAGDATLVGRENPDISLETEPDVRKCVRGAVSMARLARRDEDTGDVVYGDTSPTQFFILKSDTPRLDPDFCVFGVVVTGMDDVDAVEQGDAIQRVRVLTVGGEGETPTTVED, encoded by the coding sequence ATGAGGTTTCGTTATTATCTCGCCGCAGCGGCCGCCGTGCTCGTGCCGGCCCTGGCGCTCGCCGCGGTCGAAGTGTTCGGGGACAATACCGTGGCCTTTCCGGTCGAGGAGGAAGAGATGCCGCTCGAGCTCTCCGCGGCCGCCCGGGAGCTTCCGGCCGGCACCGAAATCGCCGTGATGGAGCTAGCCGATGGCGGCGTCGTCGAGGTCCGGCTTCTGGCGGACGAAACGCCCAAGACGGCCGGCAACTTCGTCGCGCTCGTCGAGGACGGCTTTTACGACGGCATCATCTTCCACCGCGTCGTCCCGGACTTCGTCGTCCAGGCCGGCGACGCGACGCTGGTGGGCCGGGAGAACCCGGATATATCCCTCGAGACCGAACCCGACGTACGTAAATGCGTGCGCGGCGCCGTCTCCATGGCCCGGCTCGCGCGGCGGGACGAGGATACGGGTGACGTGGTTTACGGCGACACCAGCCCGACGCAGTTCTTCATTCTGAAATCGGATACGCCCCGGCTGGACCCGGACTTCTGCGTCTTCGGCGTCGTCGTGACCGGTATGGACGACGTCGACGCCGTCGAGCAGGGCGACGCCATCCAACGCGTCCGCGTACTCACGGTGGGCGGCGAAGGGGAAACGCCGACGACCGTCGAGGACTAG
- a CDS encoding peptidylprolyl isomerase, protein MKRFNYVVLAAVVMALALAYAGCQKKVEEPATAETVETAATAETPETPLTLSADAQKLPPGTEVAVIETEEGIVEIELLTKETPKTAGNFIKLVEDWFYDGIPFHRVEPGFVAQAGDATLVGRENPAIEIPAEPDKRKTVRGAVSMARSMAPGATEYGATSPTQFFILTGDSPHLDPDFCVFGLVVTGMDVVDNTRKDDVVKRIRVLRVGEAKPATAEAAAETE, encoded by the coding sequence ATGAAGCGTTTTAACTATGTTGTCTTAGCCGCGGTCGTTATGGCGCTGGCGCTGGCTTACGCGGGATGCCAAAAAAAGGTCGAGGAGCCGGCGACGGCCGAGACCGTCGAGACCGCCGCCACGGCCGAAACGCCGGAAACGCCCCTCACGTTGTCCGCGGACGCGCAGAAGCTCCCGCCCGGGACCGAGGTCGCCGTAATCGAGACCGAGGAAGGCATAGTCGAGATCGAGCTCCTGACCAAGGAGACGCCCAAGACGGCGGGCAACTTCATCAAGCTGGTCGAAGACTGGTTCTACGACGGCATTCCCTTCCACCGTGTCGAACCCGGTTTCGTGGCGCAGGCGGGCGACGCGACGCTCGTGGGGCGCGAGAACCCGGCGATCGAGATTCCGGCCGAGCCCGATAAGCGCAAGACGGTCCGCGGCGCCGTGTCTATGGCCCGCTCGATGGCCCCCGGCGCGACGGAGTACGGCGCCACCAGCCCGACGCAGTTCTTCATCCTCACCGGCGACTCGCCCCACCTCGACCCCGACTTCTGCGTCTTCGGCTTAGTAGTTACCGGAATGGACGTCGTCGATAACACCCGGAAGGACGACGTAGTCAAGCGCATACGGGTGTTGAGAGTCGGCGAGGCGAAGCCGGCGACCGCCGAGGCCGCAGCGGAGACGGAATAA